The Aquipuribacter nitratireducens genome has a segment encoding these proteins:
- the ureG gene encoding urease accessory protein UreG: MSGDHSHDPHEHLTHDGPVRIGIGGPVGSGKTALVAALCRTLGQELSLAVVTNDIYTTEDADFLRRNAVLPDERIAAVRTGCCPHTAIRDDITANLDAVEDLVATVPGLDLVLVESGGDNLTASFSAGLVDRQVFVVDVAGGDKVPRKGGPGVTLSDLLVVNKTDLAPLVGASLDVMRDDAARVREDRPTLLISLRENPSGGPVADWVRGLVAELRATGQRAGHADGLVD; encoded by the coding sequence GTGTCCGGTGACCACAGCCACGACCCGCACGAGCACCTGACCCACGACGGGCCGGTGCGCATCGGCATCGGCGGGCCCGTCGGCTCCGGCAAGACCGCGCTCGTCGCGGCGCTGTGCCGCACCCTCGGGCAGGAGCTGTCGCTCGCGGTCGTGACGAACGACATCTACACGACCGAGGACGCCGACTTCCTGCGCCGCAACGCCGTCCTGCCCGACGAGCGCATCGCCGCGGTCCGCACGGGGTGCTGTCCGCACACGGCGATCCGTGACGACATCACCGCGAACCTCGACGCCGTCGAGGACCTCGTCGCGACCGTGCCGGGGCTCGACCTCGTGCTCGTCGAGTCCGGTGGGGACAACCTCACCGCGTCCTTCAGCGCGGGGCTCGTCGACCGGCAGGTCTTCGTCGTCGACGTCGCCGGCGGCGACAAGGTGCCCCGCAAGGGCGGTCCCGGCGTCACGCTGTCGGACCTGCTCGTCGTCAACAAGACCGACCTCGCCCCGCTCGTCGGCGCGAGCCTCGACGTCATGCGCGACGACGCCGCCAGGGTGCGCGAGGACCGCCCGACGCTGCTGATCTCGCTGCGGGAGAACCCGAGCGGTGGGCCGGTCGCGGACTGGGTGCGCGGCCTCGTCGCCGAGCTGCGCGCGACCGGGCAGCGGGCCGGCCACGCGGACGGGCTCGTCGACTGA
- a CDS encoding urease accessory protein UreD, with translation MTDLQRVAVTGPALAVRRTGPARLHLVGTAAGPMGGDEVRLRVRVGPGAVLDVAAVAASVVLASRHEARSRVHAECDVDDGGLLRCALPPVVVTAAAEHETTTLVRLVGDAHVVLTEHVVRGRHGEPGGWWRGRLDVTRDDRPVLRQTTTLGGDDPRALVTVLDTADGSPAAAGEGHAVMPLATGGTLTVSVR, from the coding sequence GTGACCGACCTGCAGCGGGTGGCGGTGACCGGGCCCGCGCTCGCCGTCCGGCGCACCGGCCCCGCGCGGCTGCACCTCGTCGGCACGGCCGCGGGGCCCATGGGCGGGGACGAGGTGCGCCTCCGCGTCCGAGTCGGTCCCGGTGCGGTCCTCGACGTCGCCGCCGTCGCCGCGAGCGTCGTCCTCGCCTCGCGCCACGAGGCGCGCTCCCGTGTGCACGCGGAGTGCGACGTCGACGACGGCGGGCTGCTGCGCTGCGCCCTCCCGCCGGTGGTCGTCACGGCCGCGGCCGAGCACGAGACGACCACCCTCGTGCGCCTGGTGGGCGACGCGCACGTCGTGCTCACCGAGCACGTCGTCCGCGGTCGGCACGGCGAGCCGGGCGGCTGGTGGCGGGGCCGGCTCGACGTCACGCGGGACGACCGGCCCGTGCTGCGGCAGACGACGACGCTCGGCGGCGACGACCCGCGGGCGCTCGTCACGGTCCTCGACACCGCGGACGGCTCGCCGGCGGCGGCGGGCGAGGGGCACGCGGTCATGCCGCTCGCCACTGGCGGGACGCTGACCGTCAGCGTGCGGTGA